The stretch of DNA TAATTCCCTTTTTCCCATCCTCCAGGGTTTTCTGAATCGCCCATTTCATCATCTGTTCCGACAATCCCATTCTCCGATACTTCGTTCGAACGTTAAGGCGATGCAGATAATAATAATCAGGATCGTTCATTTCCCCCCAATAGGAAGGATCGCTCTCCTGCAAAGTAAACATCGCAGCAGGCTCATCCCCAGCAAACCCAAGGAAAATACGTCTGGAATCAAAATAGGAAGATACTTCCTCTCTAGTAAAACTCTCTGGACGCCATTGGTCGATGCCCTTCTGCACCATCCAATTCGCCGCTTCCACCAGCAGTTCACGGACGGCATCAGCATCCGAAGGCTTTGCTTCTCTTATGATCAACGAAGGGACATCAATCTCTGTCTCCCATTCATCTTGCCAGTCACTCATGCCTGTCCCTCCTCTTCTGCAGTCATGTGTTGTCCGCCTGAGATTTGCTTAGAATGATCTGTCTGGTCGGTCTCCTCAGTACCTTTATAGAGAGGTAACTTTACAATCACTCTTGTGCCAACACCCAGCTCGCTCTGCATATCCATGATTCCCTTATGGAGCTCCACGAGTTGCTGAGTGATAGCAAGGCCAAGGCCTGTGCCCCCACCCTGGTGATTCACCTGGAAGAAGCGGTCTTTCACCTTCCGCAAGTGTTCTTCACTAATGCCAATTCCGGTGTCAGTCACTTCGGCCACCCCATACTCGCCCTCAGTCCGGATAGTCAGTGCAATAGTCGAGTTCTCATGCGAGAACTTGGTCGCATTATCCACCAGGTTGAGAAAGACCTGCTTGAGACGGTTAGGATCTCCATATACCCTGACTGGCTCCCCCGTCTGATTATCTAGCTGAAGCTGGATCTGCTTCTGTTCGGCTTTTACCCATACATTCAGCATGGTCTCTTGAAGAATTTCTACTAAATTCACATCGGATAGCACCAGCTTCATCTCATTCTGCTGCAGCTTCGAGAAGTCGAGCATTTCTTCCACCAGGCCGATCAGTCTATCGGTCTCTTTAGCAATAATCTGCATTCCAAGCTTCGTCTCTTCCGGATCGAACCCGCCAGAGGTCAAAGTTTCGCTCCATCCTTTAATTCCTGTCAAGGGGGTACGAAGCTCATGCGAAATGGATGTAATGAAATCATCCTTAATCTGATTGCTTCTTACGATTTCCTGAGCCATAAAGTTCAGTGTAGAGGCAAGCTGCCCCAACTCATATTTGTAGTCCCCTTTTACCCGAACATCAAACTTGCCCCTCGCCATCTGAGAGGAAACCGCCTGTATATTGTTGATTGGCTTCACAATGGAATTGGCCAGACCCATACTAAACAGAAGCACAACCGTTAACACAGCAACACCAACGCCGGAGGATACTAAAGAAATGTTCAGGACTTTGGCATTCACCTTGTCCAATGAGGTGACGTAACGAACGATATATTTAACTTCTCCGCTGACCTCGAACGGACTGGATACAGCCATAACCGATTCGCCGGTTCCCGGCTGACGGCCGATCCATTTGCTGATATTTCCCGCTAGCGCCTGGGGAACATCACTCGTCTGTATCGGTTTATCCACGATAAAGTTGGTGCTGTTTATAAGCACATGCCCCTCCCGATCAAGAATTTGCAGCTCGGCGTACTTTGAGCTATAGCTTTGGAGCATGACCGGCAAATAGTCCGAATCCTTATCCGAGCTGACTTTAAGTACGGTCTCAAAGTAACGATCAGCCGTTTCGATGTCACTCTTAAGCGTGTCA from Paenibacillus sp. CAA11 encodes:
- a CDS encoding sensor histidine kinase, which translates into the protein MIKKGIGRQIVLHYFIVVFVTLLMVEIIFLFAIRTYYYDSVYDTLKSDIETADRYFETVLKVSSDKDSDYLPVMLQSYSSKYAELQILDREGHVLINSTNFIVDKPIQTSDVPQALAGNISKWIGRQPGTGESVMAVSSPFEVSGEVKYIVRYVTSLDKVNAKVLNISLVSSGVGVAVLTVVLLFSMGLANSIVKPINNIQAVSSQMARGKFDVRVKGDYKYELGQLASTLNFMAQEIVRSNQIKDDFITSISHELRTPLTGIKGWSETLTSGGFDPEETKLGMQIIAKETDRLIGLVEEMLDFSKLQQNEMKLVLSDVNLVEILQETMLNVWVKAEQKQIQLQLDNQTGEPVRVYGDPNRLKQVFLNLVDNATKFSHENSTIALTIRTEGEYGVAEVTDTGIGISEEHLRKVKDRFFQVNHQGGGTGLGLAITQQLVELHKGIMDMQSELGVGTRVIVKLPLYKGTEETDQTDHSKQISGGQHMTAEEEGQA